The genome window TATCATACATTATCCGATTATTTCCTTTGCTGAAACACTTGATACCCATTTAACTAGTGAAAAAAGCAAATCTACTGACATTGATACGGGTATTGCAAACTTGAACTACAATAGCAACGAAGTTTTAGCAGTGAAAGGAGATAAGATAGAACGTTTTGTTCCAAGAGAAGGTATAAACTCAAAAGATAAATTTATAGTTGTTGAACGAAACAAAAAATCACTTACAACTTCACCAGTAGATATTTCAATTATCGATTCTATGGCGAATCGTACCTATCCAGGAGCGTTACAACTTGCAAATCAAGCTTTTGTAGACAATCAACCTAGTTTATTGGTGGCCAAAAGAAAACCGCTAAATATAAGCATAGATTTACCTGGCATGAAAAGAGAAAATACAACGACCGTGGATAATCCTACATATGGTAATGTATCTGGTGCAATAGATGAGCTAGTATCTACTTGGAGTGATAAATACTCAACAACCCATACTTTACCTGCAAGACTACAATATTCAGAATCTATGGTTTACAGCAAATCTCAAATAGCAAGCACCCTAAATGTGAATGCCAAAGTTCTGGACAATTCACTGGGAATTGACTTTAATGCGATTGCAAATGGAGAGAAAAAAGTGATGGTTGCGGCGTATAAACAAATATTTTATACCGTAAGTGCAGAACTACCTAACAATCCATCAGACCTTTTTGATGATAGCGTTTCGTTTGAAGAGTTAACTCGTAAAGGAGTAAGTAATGAGGCTCCTCCCGTTATGGTGTCAAATGTAGCTTATGGCAGAACAATTTATGTGAAATTAGAAACAAGCTCTAAGAGCAAGGATGTACAAGCTGCATTTAAAGCCTTACTGAACAATGTTAATACGAATGTAGAAACGAGTGGACAGTATAAAGATATTTTTGAAGAAAGTTCCTTTACTGCTGTAGTATTAGGCGGAGATTCACAACAGCATAACCAGGTTGTCTCAAAAGATTTTAATGATATTAGAAAAATAATTAAAGATAATGCAGAATTTAGTCTTAAAAATCCAGCATACCCAATTTCATATACAAGTGTTTTCTTAAAGGATAATTCAATTGCTGCTGTTCATAACAATACAGATTATATCGAGACAACATCTACAGAATACACTAAAGGCAGCATCATCCTGGATCATTACGGGGCATATGTTGCTCAATTTGAAGTAGCCTGGGATGAATTCTCATATGATGAAAATGGAGAAGAAGTGCTATCTCATAAAACTTGGAACGGAAACTGGAAAGACAAAACAGCTCATTTCTCTACAGTAATACCTCTTCCGCCTAATTCAAAAAATATAAGAATTTATGCAAGAGAATGTACAGGTCTTGCATGGGATTGGTGGAGAACAATTATTGATGAATACAATGTTCCATTATCTAATGAAATAAAAGTTTCAATTGGAGGAACTACATTATACCCAACAGGTACTATTAATTAGGTACCTTTCATGATTAGAATGTAAATCCAATCTAAGCTAGGGCTTGAAGCGGGTGAATGGTCAAACTAAGTATTAAAATAAAGATCAAAGTACGATCATCCATTCTGGATAAACAAACGGCTGAGACTCTTGTTATACAAGAACTCAGCCGTTTCTATTTTCACAAACATCTCTCCGAATAGAAAGAACACCACCAAAGACTGCACCAAGTGTTGTAGGAAGAAATTCCACCTTTACGACATAATATGGAAATTATTTTGTAACTTAGTTTAAACGAGTTCGTCGAATGGTAAAGGGGGATGTGCATGAAGAAATATTTTTTATATGTAGTAGCTCTTTTAGGACTTACTATGATAACGGGGTGTTCAAATAATGATGGATTGTCCGGAAAAGAGCCACCTAAAGCCTTTATAGAGATAGAAAATAAAAAATTTGAAACTACACTCGGTACTTATTGTTGGCAAGATCGATGCGTTGATACTGCTGGACCAGTTGAACTTTTAGAAGGCCAAAAGCCTATAAAAGTTAAATCAGGTGAAAACATAACGCTTGTATTGGACTATGAAAAAAAACCGAATGAATTTCATGTTGCTCAAATAAGTGGTAACAAGGATACTGAGGTCGTGGTCAAAGACAATCGTTTTACTGCACCTACACAACGTGGCGTATATTATTATTCTTATGGCGTTTGGTGGATGGATGAAAAGGAAGCGAATGTATCTAATGGCGACGCTTTCTATGCCTTTGTTTTAAAAGTAGAATAGCTATTACATTATAAAGCGCGATATGGATCAACTACAAGTGAAAAAGTTGTGGATATTGTTTTTCTTTGTGAATAGAATGGGGGAAGCGATGAGCTCGAAGCGGTGTTATGGTTAATTACTGAAGTACTATTAAGCCACCTCCATTCGCCAAAATATTTAAAGGAAAGTATTAAACATGCGGAGGCGTTGATTCAAATTCATTTGTCATCAGTGCTTTAAATTTATCATAGTAGTAAAGTAGTTATACATAAATGGGGGGCTTTGTATGAAAAAAAGGATATATATTGTAAGACACTGTGAAGCACAGGGGCAACCTCCGGAGTCACAACTTACCGAAAAAGGATTGATACAAGCAAAATATTTATCTGAATTTTTCTCAAATAGTAAAATTGACCGAATAATATCAAGTCCTTTTTTACGTGCAATTCAATCAGTAGAACCGATTAGTGAGGAAACAAACATAAACATAGAGATTGATGAACGATTATCAGAA of Lysinibacillus agricola contains these proteins:
- a CDS encoding thiol-activated cytolysin family protein yields the protein MGNRNYFKVIKFLVCLSVSLYIIHYPIISFAETLDTHLTSEKSKSTDIDTGIANLNYNSNEVLAVKGDKIERFVPREGINSKDKFIVVERNKKSLTTSPVDISIIDSMANRTYPGALQLANQAFVDNQPSLLVAKRKPLNISIDLPGMKRENTTTVDNPTYGNVSGAIDELVSTWSDKYSTTHTLPARLQYSESMVYSKSQIASTLNVNAKVLDNSLGIDFNAIANGEKKVMVAAYKQIFYTVSAELPNNPSDLFDDSVSFEELTRKGVSNEAPPVMVSNVAYGRTIYVKLETSSKSKDVQAAFKALLNNVNTNVETSGQYKDIFEESSFTAVVLGGDSQQHNQVVSKDFNDIRKIIKDNAEFSLKNPAYPISYTSVFLKDNSIAAVHNNTDYIETTSTEYTKGSIILDHYGAYVAQFEVAWDEFSYDENGEEVLSHKTWNGNWKDKTAHFSTVIPLPPNSKNIRIYARECTGLAWDWWRTIIDEYNVPLSNEIKVSIGGTTLYPTGTIN